A single genomic interval of Magnetococcales bacterium harbors:
- a CDS encoding methyltransferase domain-containing protein, with protein MTSLRERLLHRLQWTWERSRRRMKTGVMQLWQRFFPLQLPRTPDGQVWIHLGCGDLDLPGFINVDARAAPHVHIVGDVGDLSRFAEETVDLVYGSHVLEHIAPRRVPGVLWEWRRVLKPGGILRLSVPDLERIIELYTLSGGNAEIIQAPLFGQQDYPENLHRAVYDRSRLAHLLLAAGFTTVRPWSPGDGPLPAIPDCSSLRISCAGGPVFISLNLEAVR; from the coding sequence GTGACAAGTTTGCGGGAACGGTTGCTCCATCGTTTGCAATGGACCTGGGAACGGTCACGCCGCCGGATGAAGACCGGGGTGATGCAGCTTTGGCAACGTTTTTTTCCACTGCAATTGCCGCGGACTCCGGATGGACAGGTGTGGATTCACCTGGGATGCGGCGACCTGGACCTTCCGGGATTCATCAATGTCGATGCCCGTGCCGCGCCACACGTCCATATCGTCGGCGATGTCGGCGACCTGTCTCGTTTCGCCGAGGAAACGGTGGATCTGGTGTATGGCTCGCATGTCCTCGAACACATCGCGCCACGACGGGTCCCAGGGGTCTTGTGGGAGTGGCGTCGCGTGCTGAAACCGGGAGGAATCCTGCGTCTGTCGGTGCCCGACCTGGAACGGATCATCGAACTTTACACCCTTTCGGGCGGCAACGCCGAAATCATCCAGGCCCCCTTGTTCGGACAACAGGATTATCCGGAAAATCTCCATCGCGCCGTCTACGACCGCTCCAGGCTTGCACACCTTCTGCTCGCGGCAGGGTTCACCACCGTCCGCCCCTGGTCCCCAGGGGACGGACCCCTGCCCGCAATCCCCGATTGTTCCTCCCTCCGAATTTCCTGTGCCGGAGGTCCGGTCTTCATCAGCCTTAACCTGGAGGCGGTGCGATGA
- the rlmM gene encoding 23S rRNA (cytidine(2498)-2'-O)-methyltransferase RlmM has protein sequence MNDRHAVMVFCRAGFESECLMELRRVITTLGLEAEGDAMPRSGHVLIRSGRAGDERILLEKISFRRLVFARHIVLVDDGETPLTPGDRIETLCARLDVLSRRTGPFSRLWLGWPDHEEGRVLAPLCRALQGRMEEGLRSRGLLDPNGQGVRAEVVFLEGTRALTGCSLPTNSSSWPMGIPRLRLPVASPSRSALKLEEALVGLVGAEMTPREGQKAIDLGAAPGGWTWAMARRGVSVTAVDRGALAAHVRNLPGVQHLREDGFRFKPPVAVDWLLCDIVDQPRRVADLVARWAGLGWCRWSIFNLKLPMKKRDEEVRLCQDRIEAHLRSEGLGFQLRFRQLYHDREEVTGFLGITTPSGGFPRRRRRDTA, from the coding sequence ATGAACGATCGTCATGCAGTGATGGTGTTTTGTCGCGCCGGATTCGAGTCGGAATGCCTCATGGAACTCAGAAGGGTCATCACGACACTTGGCCTGGAGGCGGAAGGTGACGCAATGCCGCGATCGGGACATGTCCTGATCCGCTCGGGCCGCGCCGGTGACGAACGGATCCTTTTGGAGAAAATTTCCTTTCGGCGCCTTGTTTTTGCCCGCCACATCGTTCTGGTGGATGATGGAGAAACACCATTGACCCCGGGAGATCGAATCGAAACCCTGTGTGCCCGGCTCGACGTTCTGTCCCGCCGAACCGGTCCTTTTTCGCGGCTTTGGCTGGGGTGGCCCGATCATGAGGAAGGAAGGGTCCTGGCCCCCCTGTGCCGGGCATTGCAAGGGCGGATGGAAGAAGGATTGCGTTCACGGGGACTGCTGGATCCCAATGGCCAGGGGGTGCGGGCAGAGGTGGTGTTCCTGGAAGGGACACGGGCGCTGACAGGTTGTTCGCTGCCGACGAACAGTTCCTCCTGGCCCATGGGGATCCCTCGATTGCGTCTGCCCGTGGCCTCGCCCAGCCGTTCCGCCCTCAAACTCGAAGAGGCCCTGGTCGGACTCGTCGGCGCGGAGATGACCCCGAGGGAAGGTCAGAAGGCCATCGATCTGGGAGCCGCTCCAGGAGGGTGGACCTGGGCAATGGCGCGGCGTGGCGTCTCCGTGACGGCGGTCGATCGCGGCGCCCTGGCCGCGCATGTGCGCAACTTGCCCGGAGTGCAACATCTGCGCGAAGATGGCTTTCGTTTCAAACCGCCCGTTGCGGTGGATTGGTTGTTGTGCGACATCGTGGATCAGCCACGACGGGTGGCGGACCTGGTGGCCCGATGGGCCGGACTGGGTTGGTGCCGCTGGTCCATTTTCAATTTGAAACTGCCAATGAAAAAACGGGACGAGGAGGTGCGGTTGTGCCAGGACCGGATCGAAGCCCATTTAAGGTCGGAAGGGCTTGGTTTTCAATTGCGTTTTCGACAACTGTACCATGATCGGGAAGAGGTGACCGGATTTCTCGGGATCACGACCCCAAGCGGCGGTTTTCCCCGTCGTCGCCGTCGTGACACGGCCTGA
- a CDS encoding DUF2589 domain-containing protein yields MPTPGQELASIDFESMIGGPLIAVINAQAQSAMTTVNFIKEVGFKKKDTEDTAGGDTGTADPIYVSFKYPKELIPYQPATPGSAGVPGTPAVPAVYETQELKVPILTMLPIPYIRIDLVTIDFNAKINSVEYRKTDTNLKVDASLEANAGWLWGSAKLKVSTAYQRSTQQGSSVNRTYSLAIHVKAVQDEMPSGMEKILSILENAITSKPVPQPA; encoded by the coding sequence ATGCCAACTCCAGGGCAGGAATTAGCCAGTATTGATTTTGAATCAATGATTGGCGGACCGCTGATCGCTGTCATCAATGCTCAGGCACAATCCGCCATGACGACGGTCAATTTCATCAAAGAAGTGGGATTCAAGAAAAAAGATACAGAGGATACCGCTGGCGGCGATACCGGTACGGCAGACCCGATTTACGTCTCGTTCAAGTATCCGAAGGAACTGATACCGTACCAACCCGCAACGCCCGGCAGTGCGGGTGTTCCTGGAACTCCAGCGGTGCCCGCCGTATACGAGACGCAGGAACTCAAAGTCCCCATATTGACCATGCTGCCCATCCCCTACATCCGCATTGATCTTGTGACCATCGATTTCAATGCAAAGATCAACTCTGTCGAATACCGGAAGACAGACACAAACCTCAAGGTCGATGCATCACTTGAGGCAAATGCAGGCTGGCTGTGGGGATCTGCAAAACTTAAGGTATCGACCGCATACCAGCGATCAACACAGCAAGGCAGTTCAGTAAACCGGACCTATTCCCTGGCGATTCATGTCAAGGCTGTGCAGGACGAAATGCCTTCCGGAATGGAGAAGATACTTTCCATCCTGGAAAATGCAATCACGTCCAAACCGGTACCCCAACCGGCTTAA
- a CDS encoding phosphoribosylanthranilate isomerase encodes MSPHDPYRVRIKICGLTRPEDAREAVAAGADAIGLVFFEKSPRSVTVAQAREVVSELPPFVTVTGLFVNAALHDIESISNQVRLDAWQLHGDETPDFCNRLPRRIIKALRVADENDMRKAAAYTVAAILYDAKVSGLPGGNGRTFDWSLLQHHPGHRPLILAGGLNPGNVAAAVSQVRPHAVDVSSGVESAPGIKDPRLIRHFVSEVHRGWSGSR; translated from the coding sequence ATGTCGCCCCATGATCCTTACAGAGTCCGCATCAAGATCTGCGGCCTGACCCGTCCCGAGGACGCCAGAGAGGCCGTCGCGGCGGGCGCCGATGCCATTGGTCTGGTCTTCTTCGAAAAATCGCCCCGCTCGGTGACGGTTGCCCAGGCCCGGGAAGTGGTGTCGGAACTGCCGCCGTTCGTGACGGTGACCGGATTGTTCGTCAACGCGGCGCTTCATGACATCGAGTCGATTTCCAACCAGGTCCGTCTGGACGCCTGGCAACTGCATGGAGATGAAACGCCCGATTTTTGCAACCGTCTTCCGCGACGGATCATCAAGGCATTGCGGGTTGCCGATGAAAACGACATGAGAAAGGCCGCAGCGTATACCGTCGCGGCCATCCTGTACGATGCCAAGGTTTCCGGTTTGCCGGGGGGGAATGGACGCACCTTCGACTGGTCACTGCTGCAACACCATCCAGGACATCGGCCCTTGATCCTAGCGGGAGGATTGAATCCGGGCAATGTCGCCGCGGCGGTTTCCCAGGTTCGTCCCCATGCCGTCGATGTCTCCAGTGGCGTCGAATCGGCCCCCGGAATCAAGGATCCCCGCCTGATCCGGCACTTCGTCTCCGAGGTTCATCGTGGATGGTCAGGCTCCCGATGA
- a CDS encoding SGNH/GDSL hydrolase family protein produces MNKAGPGLKWRTAYGSLALVVFNMALFFLLIEGLSRLILGMLDPVQTHDRRIITHFGEDKLKEIYPGRTWNAIRSLLGETWSRPHVYEPFVQFREAEVSGQAVQVTRAGFRRHHATPQPWPPDPKHWNAFLFGGSTVFGYGVAGEDTIAANLEQALPRMNGRKVQVYNFGQGFYYSSQELIQFQRLLVSGHRPDAAIFLDGLNDFFHERDQPFYTERLRRMMSSDPERSIVPRIPELAVVRLTHKVLPRIIPESPPPPPETSPILHAVIDRYLANQRLIRAAAAAFDVRTLFAWQPVPVWHHQPGQHLVRGELTEHPRVAPGYELFFQRLQRQPSENQLIWCAEVQTGIHELLYVDRVHYNSRMNALIARCLADGL; encoded by the coding sequence ATGAACAAAGCGGGACCTGGTTTGAAATGGCGAACGGCTTATGGTTCCCTGGCACTCGTCGTCTTCAACATGGCGTTGTTTTTTCTTCTGATCGAGGGACTCTCGCGCCTGATCCTCGGTATGCTCGATCCGGTGCAGACCCATGATCGACGGATCATCACCCATTTCGGCGAAGACAAACTCAAGGAAATCTATCCAGGCAGAACCTGGAATGCGATTCGATCACTCCTTGGCGAAACCTGGTCGCGGCCTCATGTCTACGAACCCTTTGTCCAGTTTCGCGAGGCCGAGGTCTCGGGGCAAGCGGTTCAGGTGACCCGGGCGGGCTTTCGCCGCCATCATGCAACCCCTCAACCCTGGCCGCCGGACCCGAAACATTGGAATGCATTCCTTTTCGGCGGCTCGACGGTGTTCGGCTATGGCGTGGCGGGAGAAGACACCATCGCCGCAAACCTGGAACAGGCGTTGCCCCGGATGAATGGCCGCAAGGTGCAGGTGTATAATTTCGGTCAGGGATTTTATTATTCTTCCCAGGAATTGATTCAATTCCAGAGACTTCTTGTTTCCGGTCACCGTCCCGATGCCGCAATCTTCCTCGACGGGTTGAACGATTTCTTTCACGAGCGGGACCAACCCTTCTACACCGAGCGCCTGCGACGGATGATGTCCTCCGACCCGGAGCGTAGCATTGTCCCGCGCATTCCGGAACTGGCGGTTGTGCGCCTGACCCACAAGGTGTTGCCTCGAATCATTCCAGAATCGCCTCCCCCACCACCGGAAACGTCCCCGATTCTCCACGCCGTGATCGACCGCTACCTCGCCAATCAACGGTTGATCCGGGCGGCGGCGGCGGCCTTTGACGTTCGCACCCTCTTCGCCTGGCAACCGGTGCCGGTGTGGCATCACCAACCGGGACAGCATCTGGTCCGCGGCGAACTGACGGAACACCCCCGGGTCGCCCCCGGTTATGAATTGTTCTTCCAGAGGTTACAGCGGCAACCATCGGAAAATCAATTGATCTGGTGTGCCGAGGTCCAGACGGGGATTCATGAACTTTTATATGTCGATCGGGTCCACTACAATAGTCGGATGAACGCCTTGATCGCCCGTTGCCTGGCGGATGGACTGTGA
- a CDS encoding DUF922 domain-containing protein, giving the protein MKKKLMVNLTWGPRNKNAEFRVDAADLENALRILVGRDEWGLFKGNIQYKWKADANKNVTSVNLMPTYTITMPRWTGYTRQPQECKDAWDIMWRALYEHEDGHRKIFELGTMNLVSGLEEIESQTSVNVDNFLKRKIQDMQNEQDQFDRETDHGRSRGVELTVTDHCRKKEPDR; this is encoded by the coding sequence TTGAAAAAAAAATTGATGGTTAATCTGACATGGGGCCCCAGGAATAAGAACGCTGAATTTCGTGTGGACGCAGCCGATTTGGAAAACGCCTTACGGATTCTCGTTGGACGAGATGAATGGGGACTATTTAAAGGGAATATTCAATATAAATGGAAAGCTGACGCCAACAAGAACGTAACCTCCGTAAATCTCATGCCAACCTATACCATCACCATGCCAAGATGGACGGGATACACGCGACAGCCACAGGAATGTAAAGACGCATGGGATATAATGTGGCGCGCCCTTTACGAACATGAAGACGGCCATCGCAAAATATTTGAGCTTGGGACAATGAATCTTGTTTCAGGCCTGGAAGAAATTGAGTCACAAACATCTGTAAATGTAGATAATTTTTTAAAAAGAAAGATACAAGACATGCAAAATGAACAAGATCAATTTGACAGGGAGACCGATCATGGACGTTCCAGAGGGGTTGAGCTTACGGTCACGGATCATTGCAGGAAGAAGGAACCAGATCGATAA
- a CDS encoding 4Fe-4S dicluster domain-containing protein, which yields MTHRNTHQTQGEELHFDVLIVGAGPSGLAAAIHLAQADPSRSIALLDKGRHPGAHILSGAIMDPKGMNLLLPGWQQEVPWPVIPVTEERFVFLTPEKTCPLPHFNLFGHGGCCLVSLGKLCRWLSQRAEALGVHVFFGFCAQEPIWDTQGILRGVVTGDRGRNRDCQPMTHFQPGVRLLAPITLIAEGARGHLASILIQRLRLDQGQTPQHYALGLKEVWEIPAATSRPGTIGHAVGWPLGRGCHGGGFAYHSETGRIDLGLVVDLDYPDPRTDPFALLQCLKTHPWLRSLLARGRPLEAGARVLVKGGVQSLPNPAFPGGFLIGDAAGFLDGTRMKGIHQAILSGVAAATTILELGKTPPQDLAWGRRYRQSLHSLVLPDLIRGRNVQPGMAMGLWPGMLHGFIDQSLFRGHAPWTLRRHRPDRAPGRHTTSPAPSLSCHGPMVIDRDRTLFLAGVRYRENQPPHVRIQRPATPQPSSNQTEVQTVDHPEHHYCPAGVFSSSSGPTSRIPLRSHRCLHCQTCSIKDPDTAIFWQPPEGGDGPHYQTL from the coding sequence ATGACACACCGGAATACCCACCAGACGCAAGGCGAAGAACTCCATTTCGACGTCCTCATCGTCGGCGCCGGACCTTCGGGATTGGCCGCGGCCATCCATCTGGCCCAGGCCGACCCGTCCCGTTCCATCGCCCTTCTGGACAAGGGGCGTCATCCGGGGGCCCATATTCTCTCCGGAGCCATCATGGATCCCAAAGGGATGAATCTTCTGCTCCCCGGCTGGCAACAGGAGGTTCCATGGCCCGTGATTCCGGTGACCGAGGAACGTTTCGTCTTTCTCACCCCCGAAAAGACATGCCCTCTGCCCCATTTCAACCTTTTTGGCCATGGGGGATGCTGTCTCGTCAGCCTGGGAAAACTCTGTCGCTGGTTGAGCCAGAGGGCCGAAGCACTGGGCGTTCATGTTTTTTTCGGCTTTTGCGCCCAGGAGCCGATTTGGGATACCCAGGGAATCCTTCGCGGGGTCGTGACCGGCGATCGGGGACGCAACAGGGATTGCCAACCCATGACGCATTTTCAACCCGGCGTTCGTCTTCTCGCCCCGATCACCCTGATCGCCGAAGGGGCCCGGGGTCATCTGGCCAGCATCCTGATCCAGCGTTTGCGCCTGGACCAGGGACAGACACCACAACACTACGCCCTCGGTCTCAAGGAGGTCTGGGAAATTCCTGCCGCCACCTCCCGTCCGGGAACGATCGGTCATGCCGTCGGCTGGCCACTGGGACGGGGATGCCATGGTGGTGGTTTTGCCTACCACTCCGAGACGGGACGCATTGACCTGGGACTGGTGGTCGATCTGGATTACCCCGACCCACGAACCGATCCCTTTGCCCTGCTGCAATGCCTGAAAACCCATCCCTGGCTGCGGTCTTTGCTGGCGCGGGGCCGTCCCCTCGAAGCCGGGGCGCGTGTCCTGGTCAAAGGGGGAGTCCAGTCGCTCCCCAACCCTGCGTTTCCCGGCGGATTTCTTATCGGCGACGCGGCGGGATTTCTCGATGGTACACGAATGAAGGGAATTCATCAGGCCATTCTGTCGGGAGTGGCCGCCGCCACGACGATTCTGGAGCTTGGAAAAACACCTCCCCAGGATCTTGCCTGGGGCCGACGTTACCGCCAATCTCTCCACTCCCTTGTCCTGCCCGACCTGATCCGGGGCAGAAATGTCCAGCCCGGCATGGCCATGGGACTCTGGCCGGGAATGCTCCACGGATTCATCGACCAGTCCCTGTTTCGCGGCCATGCGCCATGGACCTTGCGCCGCCACCGACCCGACCGCGCTCCCGGAAGACACACCACTTCCCCGGCGCCATCGCTTTCTTGCCACGGACCAATGGTCATCGACCGCGATCGGACCCTCTTTCTGGCGGGGGTCCGTTATCGGGAGAACCAACCCCCCCATGTCCGCATTCAACGTCCCGCGACGCCCCAACCCTCCTCGAACCAGACCGAGGTCCAAACCGTTGACCATCCCGAACACCACTATTGCCCGGCGGGGGTTTTTTCTTCTTCCTCCGGGCCGACTTCCCGGATACCGCTGCGTTCGCACCGTTGCCTTCATTGCCAGACCTGCTCGATCAAGGATCCCGACACGGCGATCTTCTGGCAACCGCCCGAAGGGGGAGATGGTCCACACTATCAAACATTGTAA
- a CDS encoding DUF2927 domain-containing protein, which translates to MACVPFLLGMTTTPELEDLLVHFDRVAFGNEYTGERFPRVRKWKNPLRIGIQGDAPDFLDAEIRQHVGELHRLTRHPIDLVYSAGMRRAGMVAPGFNTRDLNVIVYFVPREKIEPSIRHYFDNDSSQVARMMATATCFAKFFKKKDEIRAAIVVIPANLSREVIRACVVEELTQIMGLPNDSDHIDQSVFNDKSRFNELTRYDRMLVRLLYDERLASGTPRPEALALARITLGRFLTQDLE; encoded by the coding sequence ATGGCGTGTGTCCCTTTCCTCCTGGGAATGACGACGACTCCGGAGCTGGAGGACCTGCTGGTCCACTTTGACCGTGTCGCCTTCGGCAATGAATATACCGGGGAACGGTTTCCCCGGGTCCGCAAATGGAAAAACCCGCTGCGCATCGGAATTCAGGGGGACGCCCCTGATTTTCTCGATGCCGAGATCCGGCAACATGTGGGCGAACTCCACCGGCTGACCCGGCATCCCATCGACCTTGTCTATTCCGCCGGAATGCGCCGTGCGGGGATGGTCGCCCCAGGGTTCAACACTCGCGACCTCAATGTCATCGTTTATTTCGTCCCGCGGGAAAAAATAGAACCGTCGATCCGCCACTATTTCGACAACGATTCTTCCCAGGTAGCGCGGATGATGGCCACTGCGACCTGCTTTGCCAAATTTTTCAAGAAAAAAGACGAGATTCGCGCCGCCATCGTCGTCATCCCCGCCAATCTGTCGCGAGAAGTCATCCGTGCCTGCGTGGTGGAGGAACTGACGCAGATCATGGGGCTGCCCAATGACAGCGATCACATCGATCAATCGGTGTTCAATGACAAAAGCCGATTCAACGAACTGACCCGCTACGATCGCATGCTGGTGCGTCTCCTCTATGACGAACGCCTTGCATCGGGAACGCCTCGTCCGGAAGCCCTGGCCCTGGCGCGAATCACCCTGGGCCGGTTCCTGACCCAGGATTTGGAGTAA